Proteins encoded together in one Bacteroidota bacterium window:
- a CDS encoding RHS repeat-associated core domain-containing protein has translation MGCLKLDILEQSVSSFSTGLDRKRALSEHLGNVLSTVTDRKLPIDLSANQQVDYFNADIAGANDYYPFGMLQVNRSYSLSQYRFGFNGKEMDNEVSGTGNQYDYGFRIYNPRIAKFLSVDPLTKSFPWYSPYQFAGNMPIAATDLDGLEVKLAIFGEGAGHENIFKARSNTYVERLSSNFPVEVHGVRNGQEFIELLKTKTEEFGSISGGVVYSHGWSDGIEMSSSNGLYIDGTTYWGGGKNQAFISEISEAMGNGEIIFEDNAIFIFFGCNNNGYLDDDYALTVARNFTSATGVTSIAARGHISPVIEDEKETGESHAFAKGLYKEKPSFYKIELNIKEELIESSLGDQIDPVDFDPPVYLKKARTNPINVSLEDEIK, from the coding sequence ATGGGTTGCCTAAAATTAGACATACTGGAGCAAAGCGTAAGTTCCTTTTCTACGGGATTAGACAGGAAAAGGGCTTTAAGTGAGCATCTCGGAAATGTATTAAGCACCGTTACAGACCGCAAACTCCCAATAGACCTCTCAGCCAACCAACAAGTTGATTATTTTAATGCAGACATTGCTGGTGCTAATGATTATTATCCGTTTGGGATGTTGCAGGTGAATAGGAGTTATTCCTTGTCTCAATATAGATTTGGATTCAATGGAAAAGAAATGGACAATGAAGTTTCAGGTACCGGGAATCAATATGATTATGGTTTTAGGATATACAATCCAAGAATCGCTAAATTTTTGAGTGTTGATCCATTAACAAAATCTTTTCCTTGGTACTCTCCGTATCAGTTTGCAGGGAATATGCCAATTGCTGCTACTGATCTTGATGGCTTAGAAGTGAAGTTAGCAATTTTTGGTGAAGGTGCAGGACATGAGAATATTTTTAAAGCCAGAAGTAATACATATGTTGAGAGGTTGTCATCAAATTTCCCAGTTGAAGTACATGGTGTCAGGAATGGACAAGAATTTATCGAACTACTTAAAACAAAGACTGAAGAATTTGGATCAATTTCAGGTGGTGTGGTTTATAGTCATGGCTGGTCTGATGGAATAGAAATGAGTAGTTCAAATGGACTTTATATTGATGGGACTACATACTGGGGTGGTGGAAAGAACCAAGCTTTTATCAGTGAAATCTCCGAAGCAATGGGTAATGGTGAAATTATATTTGAAGATAATGCAATATTTATTTTCTTTGGATGTAATAATAATGGATATCTAGATGATGATTATGCACTTACGGTCGCTCGAAATTTTACTTCTGCGACAGGAGTAACATCAATTGCAGCAAGAGGTCATATTAGTCCAGTTATTGAGGATGAAAAAGAGACTGGTGAATCTCATGCATTTGCAAAAGGATTGTATAAAGAAAAACCATCCTTTTATAAAATTGAATTAAACATTAAAGAAGAACTAATAGAATCATCGTTAGGAGATCAAATAGATCCAGTTGATTTTGATCCTCCTGTATATTTGAAAAAAGCTAGAACGAATCCAATAAATGTATCATTAGAAGATGAAATTAAATAA